TCGGACGATGCTCCTTCTCGGCGATGCCTATCAGGGACTCGGCGCCAGCGCCTGGTATGTGCCCGAGCCTTCGCCCCATCTGGCCCTGCGGGCTGGATATACGCTGTGGATAGGACTGCTGTCGCTGCCGTTTCTGATCGCCGCCCTGACCCTGGGGCCGGGCAACCGGCTCCTGCCGCGCCCGGCGTACTGCGCCCATCATCAAAACTGGCCCTCAATCCGGCTGATCAACACCGCGCGCTTCTGGTACATCCAGGCCCGCGACACCTTTCGCTACCTCGAAGACGCCCGCAACGCCGTTTATGCCGAACAACGTCTTGCCAGCATCCTGTTGCTGTATGGCTACCACGACGAGGCGCGAGCCACGATTGAAGAATTGCTGCAACAACCGGTCGCGCGCGATCCTTACCTGCGCGCCTCACTACACCAGACCATGGCCGAATGTTCTCTCGCGGCCGGCAACGTCGAAGCCGCCCGCGCTACACTCGCCGCGATCCTGGTCTTGTTTCGCGATCTCGGCGATGTGCGACGCGAGACCAGCGTTCTTGCCGCCTGTGGCCACGCCGCCCGCCTGAGCGGAGACATCCAGGGCGCGCTTGGGTATTTCACCGCCGGCCTTGAGCGCGCCCGCACGCTGCCCGATCCCCACGCTCGTGAGCGCATCCTGCACCAGGTGCGGGTCTGGCGCTCGCACCCCGGCACTGATGTTGACACTCGCCGCGCCCTCGCCGGCCTGCTTGCCGCCGAACCCGAAAAACGGTACATCGCTCACAGCCTGCCGCGCTCCATCGGGCTGTTGCCGGTTACCGCCGTGCTGATAATCCCGCTGCTGGTGCTCTTGATCGGCGTTGTTGCCCCGGTGCCGCGGATCACGCCTCATCCCGACGGCTTGATCGCCATTGGCAGTTTCTTTCATCCCTGGCGCGCGCTCGGCGTCGTGGCTACGTTGCTGGCAATTACCCTGGCCGTGTATGCCGCCGTTGCTGCCATCATGCTCTTCTGGCTGCCGCTCAACCACATTGAACGCGCTCTGCCAGACATCATCAGCATACGCCCGGGCGCGATCGCTCGCCACGATGCCTGGGGCAATCTGCGCATTGAGCTGCCCTGGAGCGCCGCGCGCCGCTGGCTCACCTTTGACTGCCGGCTGTGGGATCGCCCGCTGGGACTGGTTTCACGCTCGGCGCTGGAGGCGGAACCGGATTGTTTCCTGCCGATTGAAGGCGTCACCGGGTGGTATACCGAACTCCAGCAGGAGATCGATCGCCATCTTGCCGAAGCGCGCCAACCGCCCGACCCGCCCATCGAGCGTCAGGAGCTTGGCCACAGCCTGTTGCGAAGCCTTCCGGGCCTCTCGGTCGGCGTGGGGCTGGCATTGCTTCTGCTCGTCACCTGTCTGAACAATGGCTGGTTGCGTCTCGACGTCGGCATTCCGCTGCCTATGCTCACGGCAGTGTGGTTCCTGGCCCTGAGCGGCGCGCTCATCCTCGCGCCTCTGGCTTTCTGGATCGCCAGCAGGCCGTTGCATGCGCCTCCATCGCTCCAGATGAGCCGGCACTGGCCGCTGGTGATTGGCGGCCTGGGGGGCGCCACGGTCCTGCTGGCGCTGGCCGGTGGCCGGTGGCTCATTCGGGTCGAGGCCCTGACTTACACCCTGGTGGTGTGGGGCGCCTACTTGCTGGCCGAGGCCCTGGCAGCGCGGATCCGCCCTGGCCAGCTCCTCCCCCGCGTGACTGCGATCACCATTGCCGTGGGTCTGGCCCTGGCCCTCGTCGCCGCGCCCGCGCTCGATCACGTCCGCTGGCTGGAACACTCCATCGCCCACCGGCAGGCCCTTCTCGGAAGCGAGGCCTCTGCTCGCTTCTGCGCCGCAGCGCCCGCCACTGCCGAACTCGCTGCCAGAGATGAGCGCGTCTATCTTTTTCAGGGAGACTGCGCAGCGCGCCTCGGAGACTGGTCAACGGCGGCCCGCGCCTACGCCGGGGCTGCTCAGGTTGCCCCCTCGGGCTCCGGCCAGCGAGCCCTGGCGCTGTACAATCTCGGGGTCGCTGCCGGCTACCTCGGTGCTGACAGCGCCCTCGACCGGGCCGTTGACGGCTATGAACAGATTTGCGCCACGCTTGCTCGGAGCGACCCGATCTGCGCCCGGTTGCAATCCATTGGCCCGCCGCGCCTGCGGCGCTGATGCCATTTCGGATTGTGGATTCTGATGTAACATATTCGGGTCAGGCAAGCGGGCTTCTCGACCCGATGGGGCTATACATTACCGACAAATAGGAGCGGAACCAGCCCATACGGCCGTATTCAGCATCAGAACGAGCTTCTCCTGAGGAAATCCGGAGTACGCTATGCCCGACGCCATCGCCGTGATCCACGGCCCCAATCTCAACATGCTCGGCCAGCGCGAACCGGACATTTACGGGCGCACCACCCTGGCCGAAATTGACGCCGCCCTGAGCGCCCGCGCGGCCAGCGCCGGCCTGCGCCTGATCAGCGTGCAGTCGAACCACGAGGGAGTCTTGATTGACTTCTTGCAGCGGGAGGCATGGAACGCCGCCGGGGTGATCATCAACCCCGGGGCGCTGACCCACTACGGGCTGGCCCTGCGTGACGCCCTGGCCGCGCTCAGCGCGCCGATCATCGAGGTCCATCTCTCCAACGTCTACCGGCGCGAGCCGTTTCGCCACACCTCGGTGGTCGCTCCGGTCGCCACAGGGCAGATCACCGGCCTGGGGTGGCGCGGCTACCTGCTGGCGCTCGAGTGGCTGATCGCTGAACGGGAGGATCGCAAGAAGCCGGACTCTCCGGTTTCGTAGCCATTAAGCTCGGGCCGTCAGACTGCCGAACGAACGAGGCGCCAGAGACCCCCGATTTCCCCGGTTTCGCAGAAGACAAATCCAGACGGGCAGGTGTCCGGGGAAACTCGGTTTCTGCGCATTGTAGAGTAAATCCGGGAAGGCCGCGCCCTCCTGGACGCTCCTGTGAGGGGCCTGGGTTATGATCATTAAGAATTAAATCCGGGATAGCTCGCGAAGGTAGGCTTCGCATCGGTAGCCCGCGGCTGATGAAGATTAAGAATTA
This genomic stretch from Chloroflexaceae bacterium harbors:
- a CDS encoding tetratricopeptide repeat protein; the protein is MSGKTHLDRPLSADANGDTAGMAALTWAVEQLFRAVGPERAEALRRAALPRWFDRETLQTLCEPSIEPDALFEEARRLSFVRDVGDGRLAYADQVRQTLLAAWRRERPDDLETFHRRLYHHFAQRAVPPDAASGAMPLLPESTALSAAPLTVQADVLRREALYHLLHIDPDRGLDELRATFAYFETIHRLAELERLAHVASAAIADAVLGSRHRRWAQYLVARALLAARRLNEAIAHLEALRAYDDLEPDLAAQVGQSLGEARLEQGRYALAIEALRQSLPLAARTGEQPALARTMLLLGDAYQGLGASAWYVPEPSPHLALRAGYTLWIGLLSLPFLIAALTLGPGNRLLPRPAYCAHHQNWPSIRLINTARFWYIQARDTFRYLEDARNAVYAEQRLASILLLYGYHDEARATIEELLQQPVARDPYLRASLHQTMAECSLAAGNVEAARATLAAILVLFRDLGDVRRETSVLAACGHAARLSGDIQGALGYFTAGLERARTLPDPHARERILHQVRVWRSHPGTDVDTRRALAGLLAAEPEKRYIAHSLPRSIGLLPVTAVLIIPLLVLLIGVVAPVPRITPHPDGLIAIGSFFHPWRALGVVATLLAITLAVYAAVAAIMLFWLPLNHIERALPDIISIRPGAIARHDAWGNLRIELPWSAARRWLTFDCRLWDRPLGLVSRSALEAEPDCFLPIEGVTGWYTELQQEIDRHLAEARQPPDPPIERQELGHSLLRSLPGLSVGVGLALLLLVTCLNNGWLRLDVGIPLPMLTAVWFLALSGALILAPLAFWIASRPLHAPPSLQMSRHWPLVIGGLGGATVLLALAGGRWLIRVEALTYTLVVWGAYLLAEALAARIRPGQLLPRVTAITIAVGLALALVAAPALDHVRWLEHSIAHRQALLGSEASARFCAAAPATAELAARDERVYLFQGDCAARLGDWSTAARAYAGAAQVAPSGSGQRALALYNLGVAAGYLGADSALDRAVDGYEQICATLARSDPICARLQSIGPPRLRR
- the aroQ gene encoding type II 3-dehydroquinate dehydratase, with product MPDAIAVIHGPNLNMLGQREPDIYGRTTLAEIDAALSARAASAGLRLISVQSNHEGVLIDFLQREAWNAAGVIINPGALTHYGLALRDALAALSAPIIEVHLSNVYRREPFRHTSVVAPVATGQITGLGWRGYLLALEWLIAEREDRKKPDSPVS